From Deinococcus terrestris, a single genomic window includes:
- a CDS encoding universal stress protein encodes MFSPSAWQALETARVRFPGAVRTLLYVQPQRLAPPPALELLGSGARLGGNAQALTELEDQLQERETFALALGDPVNEILNAAREKDVELIVMGTHARQGLSHFILGSVAEAVVRRSPVPVLTVRASDQA; translated from the coding sequence CTGTTCTCGCCCTCAGCCTGGCAGGCCCTGGAGACCGCGCGGGTCCGGTTCCCGGGTGCGGTGCGGACGCTGCTGTACGTTCAGCCTCAACGCCTGGCCCCTCCCCCGGCCCTGGAGCTGCTGGGGTCCGGAGCAAGGCTGGGTGGGAACGCGCAGGCACTCACAGAGCTGGAAGACCAGTTGCAGGAGCGTGAAACCTTCGCTCTGGCTCTGGGGGACCCGGTGAACGAAATCCTGAACGCTGCACGGGAAAAGGACGTGGAGTTGATTGTGATGGGCACGCACGCCCGGCAGGGGCTGTCCCATTTCATCCTGGGCTCGGTGGCAGAGGCGGTGGTTCGGAGGTCGCCCGTACCGGTCCTGACCGTCCGGGCCTCCGACCAGGCCTGA